The proteins below come from a single Magallana gigas chromosome 10, xbMagGiga1.1, whole genome shotgun sequence genomic window:
- the LOC105334287 gene encoding sorcin isoform X2, with the protein MAYYQQGYQQPGGYQQGYQPQQMYQQYQQPSQQYGNYGGYFQQNVFSVNAWQAFQFGSQDDLWHVFNAEMSKNPADMHRQAIQAEDLMNIMNNCQTIRNYFRIHWSRELCSIMLAMLDRSGDGFMQWNEFMELQQCLVAWFRVFQQYDSDRSGFIEANELVNVITNLYGYRLTPQATETILKRYSRVLPRGGGEACLCAFDDFVSVSVRLRAYTDAFRKRDAMLHGQETGNCTFQYDDFLRCVMCL; encoded by the exons atggcCTACTATCAGCAAGGGTATCAACAACCTGGCGGCTATCAGCAGGGCTATCAGCCACAACAGATGTATCAGCAGTATCAGCAGCCCAGCCAACAGTACGGCAACTACGGCGGATACTTCCAGCAGAACGTGTTCTCTGTCAACGCATGGCAG GCATTCCAATTCGGTTCACAAGATGACCTGTGGCACGTGTTTAACGCTGAGATGTCCAAGAACCCAGCAGACATG CACAGACAGGCGATCCAGGCCGAGGACCTGATGAACATCATGAACAACTGCCAGACCATCCGTAACTACTTCAGGA tCCACTGGAGCAGGGAGTTATGCAG CATCATGTTAGCAATGTTGGAT CGATCTGGAGACGGGTTCATGCAGTGGAACGAGTTCATGGAGCTGCAGCAGTGCCTGGTGGCGTGGTTCCGTGTGTTTCAGCAATACGACAGCGATAGGTCAGGGTTCATAGAGGCCAACGAACTGGTCAACGTCATCACCAACCTGTACG gttaCCGGCTCACCCCCCAGGCCACGGAGACGATCCTGAAGCGCTACTCCCGCGTGCTGCCTCGAGGGGGTGGGGAGGCGTGTCTGTGCGCCTTCGATGATTTCGTGTCAGTCAGCGTGAGACTCAGGGCCTACACAG ACGCCTTTAGGAAAAGAGACGCCATGTTGCATGGACAGGAGACGGGAAACTGCACGTTCCAGTACGATGAC TTCTTGAGGTGTGTGATGTGTCTGTGA
- the LOC105334287 gene encoding sorcin isoform X1 yields MAYYQQGYQQPGGYQQGYQPQQMYQQYQQPSQQYGNYGGYFQQNVFSVNAWQAFQFGSQDDLWHVFNAEMSKNPADMHRQAIQAEDLMNIMNNCQTIRNYFRIHWSRELCSIMIAMLDRSGDGFMQWNEFMELQQCLVAWFRVFQQYDSDRSGFIEANELVNVITNLYGYRLTPQATETILKRYSRVLPRGGGEACLCAFDDFVSVSVRLRAYTDAFRKRDAMLHGQETGNCTFQYDDFLRCVMCL; encoded by the exons atggcCTACTATCAGCAAGGGTATCAACAACCTGGCGGCTATCAGCAGGGCTATCAGCCACAACAGATGTATCAGCAGTATCAGCAGCCCAGCCAACAGTACGGCAACTACGGCGGATACTTCCAGCAGAACGTGTTCTCTGTCAACGCATGGCAG GCATTCCAATTCGGTTCACAAGATGACCTGTGGCACGTGTTTAACGCTGAGATGTCCAAGAACCCAGCAGACATG CACAGACAGGCGATCCAGGCCGAGGACCTGATGAACATCATGAACAACTGCCAGACCATCCGTAACTACTTCAGGA tCCACTGGAGCAGGGAGTTATGCAG TATTATGATTGCTATGCTGGAT CGATCTGGAGACGGGTTCATGCAGTGGAACGAGTTCATGGAGCTGCAGCAGTGCCTGGTGGCGTGGTTCCGTGTGTTTCAGCAATACGACAGCGATAGGTCAGGGTTCATAGAGGCCAACGAACTGGTCAACGTCATCACCAACCTGTACG gttaCCGGCTCACCCCCCAGGCCACGGAGACGATCCTGAAGCGCTACTCCCGCGTGCTGCCTCGAGGGGGTGGGGAGGCGTGTCTGTGCGCCTTCGATGATTTCGTGTCAGTCAGCGTGAGACTCAGGGCCTACACAG ACGCCTTTAGGAAAAGAGACGCCATGTTGCATGGACAGGAGACGGGAAACTGCACGTTCCAGTACGATGAC TTCTTGAGGTGTGTGATGTGTCTGTGA
- the LOC109619524 gene encoding uncharacterized protein translates to MVSTCTVFLTSLLASHAFSYYSEFDLGPNLAINDLDHGPNLAISDLDLGPNLSITDLDHGPNHAINDLDHGPNLAINDLDLGPNLSINDFDLGPNLAINREALWSFPSYFGQTDRSPRQNTEVGQNWRDTEIYKKVFQKPETSRINVFTPLREFLDSLQYSRTQN, encoded by the coding sequence ATGGTGTCCACATGTACAGTATTTCTGACTTCCCTGCTGGCTTCCCATGCTTTCTCCTATTACAGCGAATTTGACCTTGGACCCAATCTCGCCATCAACGACCTTGACCATGGACCCAATCTCGCCATCAGCGACCTTGACCTTGGACCCAATCTCTCCATCACCGATCTTGACCATGGACCCAATCACGCCATCAACGACCTTGACCATGGACCCAATCTCGCCATcaacgaccttgaccttggACCAAATCTCTCCATCAACGACTTTGACCTTGGACCCAATCTCGCCATCAACAGAGAGGCTCTTTGGTCATTCCCGTCTTACTTCGGCCAGACGGACCGTAGTCCTCGGCAAAACACAGAGGTCGGACAAAATTGGAGAGACACTGAAATCTACAAAAAGGTGTTTCAAAAACCAGAGACAAGCAGGATAAATGTCTTTACACCATTGCGAGAATTTTTGGACTCTTTGCAGTACTCTCGGACACAAAATTAA
- the LOC105334288 gene encoding uncharacterized protein, translating to MLTGNKLILLWTIQQLCQIELVQAVYQQVHVNPWSASIPPFPRIHNNVLPRPNPSLPQFQDKAEASDNSLPFEVDNFEKDLEDDNDKLSAKEEEEDYNVDGDPYQEDLASDIDFQFPKPSRKDGLFHPLQGLQALREFKKARYQDSMSHPRRENRPDIYMDRRFKTRSEEVDDMPRPHNMFENSAGYGKETLGDRYAGPPLDRPSAFPHLASRNSFKPVSQLPFLPMSLPRYRPPVMSPPLPFPPNLPMHQMGNMVFQGYSPNAHLRRTPLPLNYSPLRPFIPLSFVFNTLLSLLQSGRIPAVFPVRPMPPAQRMEMLPFLPRPLPLYSSSHQFMRLPVFAPTPNRYIPQTDNRFIPLNLPELRVLFGSHLGTAVGPNRPGFQGFNRNFQTMQMGRSYGQFPQPMRKESTFYGRKVFPANRPMPFFPLPNRNIAPQPLHNFQRQFHGQVPQNPLYFRPRQPFFPPAGVPHPALRNMPPPQPMRPPYFRAPFLTPRSRPSFNFQQVSKNQITLPPRIVMQSRTQMPGPGVNTLFPRISSPYNPVPWLPNRNRPPTKNIPYPYRPNNAFRHQPRIPVQSFNPLLPPQHVHL from the coding sequence ATGTTGACAGGAAATAAGCTTATCCTTCTTTGGACCATACAGCAACTCTGTCAGATAGAACTGGTACAAGCTGTGTAccaacaagtacatgtaaaccCTTGGAGTGCATCCATCCCACCCTTTCCTCGAATACACAACAACGTTCTACCTCGACCGAATCCATCGCTTCCTCAATTCCAGGATAAAGCAGAAGCTTCAGACAATTCATTGCCTTTCGAAGTGGATAACTTTGAGAAAGACCTCGAAGATGACAACGACAAACTCTCTGCCAAGGAAGAAGAGGAAGATTACAACGTGGATGGTGATCCGTATCAGGAAGATTTAGCTTCAGATATAGATTTCCAATTTCCAAAACCTTCCAGAAAAGACGGTCTCTTCCATCCTCTTCAAGGTCTGCAAGCTTTACGTGAGTTCAAGAAAGCGAGATACCAGGATTCAATGTCACATCCACGACGGGAAAATCGCCCAGACATTTATATGGACAGAAGATTCAAGACACGATCCGAAGAAGTCGACGATATGCCTAGACCTCACAACATGTTCGAGAACTCAGCTGGATATGGAAAAGAAACTCTCGGTGATAGATACGCAGGTCCACCTTTGGATCGTCCCAGTGCCTTTCCACATCTTGCTTCAAGAAATTCCTTTAAACCAGTCAGTCAACTACCTTTCCTACCGATGAGTCTCCCTCGATATCGCCCTCCAGTAATGTCGCCTCCTTTGCCATTCCCACCAAACTTACCTATGCACCAAATGGGAAACATGGTTTTCCAGGGATATTCGCCGAACGCGCATCTAAGGCGTACACCGTTACCTCTAAACTATTCTCCACTGCGGCCTTTCATACcactgtcttttgttttcaaCACTCTATTGTCACTATTGCAAAGCGGGAGAATACCGGCTGTCTTCCCAGTACGCCCAATGCCACCAGCACAGAGAATGGAAATGTTACCTTTCCTTCCGAGACCATTACCTCTATATTCATCATCACATCAGTTTATGCGACTACCTGTCTTTGCTCCGACTCCAAATAGATATATTCCTCAAACTGATAATAGATTTATTCCATTGAATCTTCCAGAATTACGTGTTCTGTTTGGGTCTCACTTGGGTACAGCTGTTGGTCCGAATCGACCAGGGTTCCAGGGCTTTAATCGCAATTTCCAAACAATGCAAATGGGTCGTTCATATGGACAATTCCCACAGCCAATGAGAAAAGAATCTACTTTTTACGGAAGGAAAGTTTTCCCAGCGAATCGTCCAATGCCATTCTTTCCTTTGCCAAATCGTAACATTGCGCCACAGCCTCTTCACAATTTCCAAAGACAATTTCATGGTCAAGTCCCTCAAAATCCATTATATTTCAGACCTCGACAACCATTTTTCCCTCCCGCTGGAGTGCCCCATCCTGCACTCAGGAACATGCCTCCTCCTCAGCCAATGCGACCGCCATATTTTAGAGCACCATTCTTGACCCCTAGGTCTCGACCATCGTTTAATTTTCAACAAgtatcaaaaaatcaaattactcTCCCACCTCGTATAGTAATGCAATCTAGGACACAGATGCCAGGGCCTGGTGTGAACACACTATTTCCACGAATTTCTTCGCCTTATAACCCCGTTCCTTGGCTTCCAAACAGAAATCGTCCTCCGACAAAAAATATTCCATATCCTTATAGACCGAACAACGCTTTTAGACACCAGCCTAGAATCCCTGTACAATCTTTCAaccccctcctcccgccccaACATGTGCACCTGTAA